One part of the Salvelinus fontinalis isolate EN_2023a chromosome 4, ASM2944872v1, whole genome shotgun sequence genome encodes these proteins:
- the LOC129853189 gene encoding protein FAM222A-like isoform X1 → MLACLQRRQNPPIPSSQYPLCVSKALEPPQALSRKCELVVPMHSPRYPSVAELDAYAQKMQSSPLSIKIFPTNIRVPQHKHLNRTVNGFDTTGSQRYSPYPHLHTGGYTGLLAIVNASSPSPFGPTKGIIKNSEGRRTKLSPAHIAVAPYPPPSSSTLANGHGQMVYHTGSSKPPEAPALSHSVPPNVTVAGSMIPVTGGRGLAQPLSQSNLPSIQSIIYQINQHCQAQALQQVCQGATSSTAPSTNPSPSKQGAGGVMGISSGSSGGGYVGSIAPQPNLVYTGAGLPLAAHSGEAMKAGVYSDSMDYILWQKQQQQQQQAVLRMYSGGSGGGGAISKSPESCGAPGGGGIMAKAQVLSSSSSSSSRPYHLTGGVGSGGCLDKVSSSPLNCMGMHGNFSVGQYFAPPWNSVLVTPDSDCYNPHQELLRTTTGGPATGGHREMGYHHHPHHHHHYPAMDSGSGGGLCCSLPSKSQLCNTSVLSSSLQSLEYLVNDIHPPCIKEQMLGKGYETVSVPRLLDHQHAHIRLPIYR, encoded by the coding sequence GTGAGCTGGTGGTTCCCATGCATTCTCCCCGCTACCCCAGTGTGGCTGAGCTGGATGCCTACGCCCAGAAGATGCAGAGCAGCCCGCTGTCCATCAAGATCTTCCCCACCAACATCAGGGTCCCCCAGCACAAGCACCTTAACCGGACTGTGAATGgctttgacaccacaggtagcCAGCGCTACAGCCCCTACCCACACCTCCACACCGGCGGCTACACAGGACTCCTGGCCATTGTCAATGCCTCCTCACCCTCCCCCTTTGGCCCCACTAAGGGCATCATCAAGAACTCGGAAGGCAGACGGACTAAGCTCTCCCCAGCCCATATAGCTGTGGCCCCGTACCCGCCCCCTAGCAGTAGCACTTTAGCCAATGGCCACGGCCAGATGGTGTACCACACGGGGTCCTCGAAGCCCCCTGAAGCCCCTGCCCTCTCCCACTCGGTGCCCCCTAACGTCACTGTGGCCGGCTCTATGATCCCTGTGACAGGGGGGCGAGGCCTGGCCCAGCCCCTCTCCCAGTCCAATCTTCCCTCCATCCAGAGCATCATCTATCAGATAAACCAGCACTGCCAGGCCCAGGCTCTGCAGCAAGTGTGCCAGGGGGCCACCTCCTCCACCGCACCTTCCACCAACCCCAGCCCCTCCAAGCAGGGTGCGGGGGGTGTCATGGGCATCTCCTCTGGCTCCTCAGGGGGTGGCTATGTGGGCAGCATTGCGCCCCAGCCTAACTTGGTGTACACAGGAGCGGGGCTGCCGCTGGCGGCCCACAGTGGCGAGGCCATGAAGGCCGGGGTGTACTCGGACAGTATGGACTACATCCTATGGCagaaacagcagcagcaacaacaacaggctGTGCTTCGCATGTACAGTGGGGGCAGTGGGGGAGGAGGGGCCATCAGTAAGTCCCCTGAAAGCTGTGGTGCCCCGGGGGGAGGGGGGATTATGGCCAAGGCCCAGGTGTTatcgtcgtcctcctcctcctcctccagaccCTACCACCTGACGGGGGGCGTTGGCAGCGGGGGGTGCCTGGACAAGGTCAGCTCCTCCCCTCTGAACTGCATGGGGATGCATGGCAACTTCTCTGTGGGCCAGTACTTTGCCCCGCCCTGGAACAGCGTGCTGGTCACCCCTGACAGTGACTGTTACAACCCCCACCAGGAGCtcctgaggaccaccacaggaggACCAGCTACGGGGGGCCACAGGGAGATgggctaccaccaccacccccaccaccatcaccactaccccgCCATGGACAGCGGGAGTGGGGGAGGCCTGTGCTGCAGCCTGCCCAGTAAGAGCCAGCTGTGCAACACATCGGTGCTGAGCAGCAGCCTGCAGTCTCTGGAGTACCTGGTCAACGACATCCACCCACCCTGCATTAAAGAGCAGATGCTGGGCAAAGGCTACGAGACTGTGTCGGTGCCAAGGCTGTTGGACCACCAGCATGCCCACATCCGCCTCCCGATTTACAGATAG
- the LOC129853189 gene encoding protein FAM222A-like isoform X2 yields the protein MHSPRYPSVAELDAYAQKMQSSPLSIKIFPTNIRVPQHKHLNRTVNGFDTTGSQRYSPYPHLHTGGYTGLLAIVNASSPSPFGPTKGIIKNSEGRRTKLSPAHIAVAPYPPPSSSTLANGHGQMVYHTGSSKPPEAPALSHSVPPNVTVAGSMIPVTGGRGLAQPLSQSNLPSIQSIIYQINQHCQAQALQQVCQGATSSTAPSTNPSPSKQGAGGVMGISSGSSGGGYVGSIAPQPNLVYTGAGLPLAAHSGEAMKAGVYSDSMDYILWQKQQQQQQQAVLRMYSGGSGGGGAISKSPESCGAPGGGGIMAKAQVLSSSSSSSSRPYHLTGGVGSGGCLDKVSSSPLNCMGMHGNFSVGQYFAPPWNSVLVTPDSDCYNPHQELLRTTTGGPATGGHREMGYHHHPHHHHHYPAMDSGSGGGLCCSLPSKSQLCNTSVLSSSLQSLEYLVNDIHPPCIKEQMLGKGYETVSVPRLLDHQHAHIRLPIYR from the coding sequence ATGCATTCTCCCCGCTACCCCAGTGTGGCTGAGCTGGATGCCTACGCCCAGAAGATGCAGAGCAGCCCGCTGTCCATCAAGATCTTCCCCACCAACATCAGGGTCCCCCAGCACAAGCACCTTAACCGGACTGTGAATGgctttgacaccacaggtagcCAGCGCTACAGCCCCTACCCACACCTCCACACCGGCGGCTACACAGGACTCCTGGCCATTGTCAATGCCTCCTCACCCTCCCCCTTTGGCCCCACTAAGGGCATCATCAAGAACTCGGAAGGCAGACGGACTAAGCTCTCCCCAGCCCATATAGCTGTGGCCCCGTACCCGCCCCCTAGCAGTAGCACTTTAGCCAATGGCCACGGCCAGATGGTGTACCACACGGGGTCCTCGAAGCCCCCTGAAGCCCCTGCCCTCTCCCACTCGGTGCCCCCTAACGTCACTGTGGCCGGCTCTATGATCCCTGTGACAGGGGGGCGAGGCCTGGCCCAGCCCCTCTCCCAGTCCAATCTTCCCTCCATCCAGAGCATCATCTATCAGATAAACCAGCACTGCCAGGCCCAGGCTCTGCAGCAAGTGTGCCAGGGGGCCACCTCCTCCACCGCACCTTCCACCAACCCCAGCCCCTCCAAGCAGGGTGCGGGGGGTGTCATGGGCATCTCCTCTGGCTCCTCAGGGGGTGGCTATGTGGGCAGCATTGCGCCCCAGCCTAACTTGGTGTACACAGGAGCGGGGCTGCCGCTGGCGGCCCACAGTGGCGAGGCCATGAAGGCCGGGGTGTACTCGGACAGTATGGACTACATCCTATGGCagaaacagcagcagcaacaacaacaggctGTGCTTCGCATGTACAGTGGGGGCAGTGGGGGAGGAGGGGCCATCAGTAAGTCCCCTGAAAGCTGTGGTGCCCCGGGGGGAGGGGGGATTATGGCCAAGGCCCAGGTGTTatcgtcgtcctcctcctcctcctccagaccCTACCACCTGACGGGGGGCGTTGGCAGCGGGGGGTGCCTGGACAAGGTCAGCTCCTCCCCTCTGAACTGCATGGGGATGCATGGCAACTTCTCTGTGGGCCAGTACTTTGCCCCGCCCTGGAACAGCGTGCTGGTCACCCCTGACAGTGACTGTTACAACCCCCACCAGGAGCtcctgaggaccaccacaggaggACCAGCTACGGGGGGCCACAGGGAGATgggctaccaccaccacccccaccaccatcaccactaccccgCCATGGACAGCGGGAGTGGGGGAGGCCTGTGCTGCAGCCTGCCCAGTAAGAGCCAGCTGTGCAACACATCGGTGCTGAGCAGCAGCCTGCAGTCTCTGGAGTACCTGGTCAACGACATCCACCCACCCTGCATTAAAGAGCAGATGCTGGGCAAAGGCTACGAGACTGTGTCGGTGCCAAGGCTGTTGGACCACCAGCATGCCCACATCCGCCTCCCGATTTACAGATAG